From a single Lolium rigidum isolate FL_2022 chromosome 7, APGP_CSIRO_Lrig_0.1, whole genome shotgun sequence genomic region:
- the LOC124669228 gene encoding glutaredoxin-C5: MQYGAAAEQAWYMPAMPVAVAAETAAERVERLASESAVVVFSVSSCCMCHAVKRLFCGMGVHPTVHELDLDPRGLELERALAALLGSGGGAVPVVPVVFIGGKLVGAMDRVMAAHINGTLVPLLKEAGALWL, encoded by the coding sequence ATGCAGTACGGTGCGGCAGCGGAGCAGGCGTGGTATATGCCGGCGATGCCAGTCGCGGTGGCCGCGGAGACGGCGGCGGAGCGGGTAGAGCGGCTGGCTTCGGAGAGTGCCGTAGTGGTGTTCAGCGTGAGCAGCTGCTGCATGTGCCACGCCGTGAAGCGCCTCTTCTGCGGCATGGGCGTgcaccccaccgtgcacgagctgGACCTCGACCCGCGGGGCCTCGAGCTGGAGCGcgccctcgccgccctcctcgGCTCTGGCGGGGGAGCCGTGCCGGTTGTGCCCGTTGTCTTCATCGGCGGCAAGCTCGTCGGCGCCATGGACCGCGTCATGGCCGCGCACATCAACGGCACCCTTGTGCCCCTGCTCAAGGAGGCCGGCGCGCTCTGGCTGTGA